In the Streptomyces sp. f51 genome, one interval contains:
- a CDS encoding ketosynthase chain-length factor: MSTQRPRNAAVTGIGVIAPNGLRADAYWKSVREGLSVLDGITREGCGHLPLRVAGEVRAFDAADLIEERFLVQTDRFSHFALAATVLALDDAGLGAGAPEDAYDVGVVTAAGSGGGEFGQRELQKLWGQGSKFVGPYQSIAWFYAASTGQISIRGGFKGPCGVVASDEAGGLDAVAHAARGVRRGTGAMLVGAAEAPLAPYSMVCQLGYPELSTVEDPARAYRPFTEGACGFVPAEGGAMLVVEDERRARERGAGIRALVAGHAATFTGASQWERSREGLAHAIRGALAEAGCAPEEIDVVFADALGVPAADRAEALAIADALGAHGTRVPVTAPKTGIGRAYCGAPLLDTAAAVLAMEHGQIPPTPNVFDVCHDLDLVTSNARPAELRTALVLSRGLMGSNAALVVRRGDRAR; this comes from the coding sequence ATGAGCACTCAGCGCCCCCGGAACGCGGCCGTCACCGGCATCGGTGTCATCGCGCCCAACGGACTGCGCGCCGACGCCTACTGGAAGTCCGTCAGGGAAGGCCTCAGCGTCCTGGACGGCATCACCCGCGAGGGCTGCGGACATCTGCCGCTGCGCGTCGCCGGCGAGGTACGGGCCTTCGACGCCGCGGACCTCATCGAAGAACGCTTCCTCGTCCAGACCGACCGCTTCAGCCACTTCGCGCTGGCCGCGACCGTTCTCGCCCTCGACGACGCGGGCCTCGGAGCGGGCGCCCCCGAGGACGCGTACGACGTCGGCGTGGTCACCGCCGCCGGATCAGGCGGCGGCGAGTTCGGCCAGCGCGAACTCCAGAAACTGTGGGGCCAGGGCTCCAAGTTCGTCGGGCCCTACCAGTCCATCGCCTGGTTCTACGCCGCCAGCACCGGCCAGATCTCCATCCGCGGCGGGTTCAAGGGTCCCTGCGGAGTCGTCGCGAGCGACGAGGCCGGAGGACTGGACGCCGTCGCGCACGCCGCCCGCGGTGTGCGGCGCGGCACCGGCGCGATGCTCGTCGGCGCCGCCGAGGCGCCGCTCGCCCCGTACTCGATGGTCTGCCAGCTCGGCTACCCCGAACTGAGCACCGTCGAGGACCCCGCGCGCGCCTACCGCCCCTTCACCGAGGGAGCCTGCGGCTTCGTGCCCGCGGAAGGCGGCGCCATGCTCGTCGTCGAGGACGAACGACGGGCACGCGAACGGGGAGCCGGGATCCGGGCCCTGGTCGCCGGACACGCGGCCACGTTCACCGGGGCCTCGCAGTGGGAGCGGTCGAGGGAGGGGCTCGCCCACGCGATCCGGGGCGCCCTCGCCGAGGCCGGCTGCGCCCCGGAGGAGATCGACGTCGTCTTCGCCGACGCCCTGGGCGTCCCGGCCGCGGACCGCGCCGAAGCCCTGGCCATCGCCGACGCCCTCGGGGCGCACGGCACCCGGGTACCCGTCACGGCGCCCAAGACCGGCATCGGACGGGCCTACTGCGGGGCACCCCTGCTCGACACCGCGGCCGCGGTCCTCGCCATGGAGCACGGCCAGATCCCGCCCACCCCCAACGTGTTCGACGTCTGCCACGACCTCGACCTGGTGACGTCGAACGCCCGCCCCGCCGAACTGCGCACGGCCCTGGTCCTCAGCAGAGGACTCATGGGGTCCAACGCCGCCCTGGTCGTGCGCCGCGGCGACCGCGCCCGCTAG
- a CDS encoding phosphopantetheine-binding protein: MITTEVTVDELAALMKKAAGITVDPLELAQSFDAPFGTLGLDSLGLLGIVGELENRYSRPLPPDAERCKTPREFLDLVNDTLKAGA, encoded by the coding sequence ATGATCACCACCGAAGTGACCGTCGACGAACTGGCCGCGCTCATGAAGAAGGCGGCCGGGATCACCGTCGACCCCCTCGAACTCGCGCAGTCCTTCGACGCGCCGTTCGGCACCCTCGGACTCGACTCGCTGGGCCTGCTCGGCATCGTCGGCGAACTGGAGAACCGGTACAGCCGGCCCCTGCCGCCCGACGCCGAGCGCTGCAAGACCCCGCGCGAGTTCCTCGACCTCGTCAACGACACCCTCAAGGCTGGAGCCTGA
- a CDS encoding SRPBCC family protein, with product MPGHTENSIVIDAPLDLVWDITNDIENWPRLFSEYAALEILTRDGDTTTFRLTMHPDENGKVWSWVSQRTVDRPGRTVRARRVETGPFAHMNIRWEYEETPAGTHMRWVQDFAMKPDAPVDDDWMTDNINRNSVVQMALIRDRIEQAARERRSPAAMPR from the coding sequence GTGCCCGGACACACCGAGAACAGCATCGTCATCGACGCCCCGCTCGACCTCGTGTGGGACATCACGAACGACATCGAGAACTGGCCGCGGCTCTTCAGCGAGTACGCGGCCCTGGAGATCCTGACCCGGGACGGCGACACGACCACCTTCCGGCTCACCATGCACCCGGACGAGAACGGCAAGGTGTGGAGCTGGGTCTCGCAGCGCACCGTCGACCGCCCCGGGCGGACCGTCCGGGCGCGCCGCGTCGAGACGGGACCGTTCGCGCACATGAACATCCGGTGGGAGTACGAGGAGACGCCGGCCGGCACGCACATGCGCTGGGTGCAGGACTTCGCGATGAAGCCCGACGCCCCGGTCGACGACGACTGGATGACGGACAACATCAACCGCAACTCCGTCGTCCAGATGGCCCTCATCCGGGACCGGATCGAGCAGGCCGCCCGTGAGCGCCGCAGCCCCGCCGCCATGCCCCGCTGA
- a CDS encoding TcmI family type II polyketide cyclase: MHHALIVARMAPGSAPAISDVFAASDRGELPHLIGVNRRSLFQFGDVYLHLIESERDPGPAIAKVAGHPEFRSVSEELSAYVSAYDPQTWRSPKDAMAQCFYRWERDTAS; encoded by the coding sequence ATGCATCACGCCCTGATCGTCGCCCGTATGGCCCCCGGCTCGGCCCCGGCGATCTCCGACGTGTTCGCCGCCTCCGACCGGGGTGAGCTCCCGCACCTCATCGGGGTCAACCGGCGCAGCCTCTTCCAGTTCGGTGACGTGTATCTGCACCTCATCGAATCGGAACGGGACCCGGGCCCCGCCATCGCGAAGGTGGCAGGACACCCCGAGTTCCGCAGCGTCAGCGAGGAACTCTCCGCGTACGTCAGCGCGTACGACCCGCAGACCTGGCGCAGCCCCAAGGACGCCATGGCGCAGTGCTTCTACCGCTGGGAGCGGGACACCGCCTCCTGA
- a CDS encoding methyltransferase, with protein sequence MTTVEQSPPPSMQLRELVFGAARAAAVRAAARLGVADALDDVPMSADELAAAVKTQPGTLRRLLRALSCQGVFTERPDGTFAHTDMSRLLREDDPNSLRYIALWCTEPWTWNVWPKLDEAVRSGRGVFEDVYDKEFFQYLNEDAPESAHVFNRAMTTSSSQSAQDVAKLLDLRGVQSVADIGGGQGHVVASLLEKHPGLHGTLLDLPGVVENADPRLRDGGALAGRVRIVAGDCREDIPVQADVYIIKNILEWDDASTRRALANVRAAARPGARVVVIENLVDDTPSMRFTTAMDLLLLLNVGGAKHTRQSMIDRLTAAGLVIGEIRPVNPYLHAFECTVPG encoded by the coding sequence ATGACCACTGTGGAACAGAGTCCCCCGCCGTCCATGCAACTGCGGGAACTCGTCTTCGGCGCGGCGCGGGCCGCCGCCGTGCGCGCCGCCGCCCGGCTGGGCGTGGCGGACGCCCTCGACGACGTCCCCATGAGCGCCGACGAACTGGCCGCCGCGGTGAAGACCCAGCCGGGGACCCTGCGCCGGCTGCTGCGCGCCCTGTCCTGCCAGGGCGTCTTCACGGAGCGTCCCGACGGCACGTTCGCGCACACGGACATGTCCCGGCTCCTGCGCGAGGACGACCCGAACAGCCTGCGCTACATCGCCCTGTGGTGCACCGAGCCGTGGACGTGGAACGTCTGGCCGAAGCTCGACGAGGCGGTCCGCTCCGGCCGGGGCGTCTTCGAGGACGTGTACGACAAGGAGTTCTTCCAGTACCTCAACGAGGACGCCCCGGAATCCGCGCACGTCTTCAACCGGGCCATGACGACGTCCAGTTCGCAGTCCGCCCAGGACGTGGCGAAGCTCCTCGACCTGCGGGGCGTGCAGTCGGTCGCCGACATCGGCGGCGGCCAGGGTCACGTGGTGGCCAGCCTGCTGGAGAAGCACCCGGGCCTGCACGGCACGCTGCTCGACCTGCCGGGCGTGGTGGAGAACGCCGATCCCCGGCTGCGCGACGGCGGGGCACTGGCCGGCCGGGTGCGGATCGTGGCCGGCGACTGCCGTGAGGACATCCCGGTCCAGGCGGACGTGTACATCATCAAGAACATCCTGGAGTGGGACGACGCGAGCACCCGCAGGGCGCTCGCGAACGTCCGCGCGGCGGCCCGGCCCGGCGCCCGGGTCGTCGTCATCGAGAACCTCGTGGACGACACCCCGTCCATGCGGTTCACGACGGCCATGGACCTGCTGCTGCTCCTGAACGTCGGCGGTGCCAAGCACACCCGGCAGAGCATGATCGACCGGCTCACCGCCGCGGGCCTGGTCATCGGCGAGATCCGCCCGGTGAACCCCTATCTCCACGCCTTCGAGTGCACCGTCCCGGGCTGA
- a CDS encoding right-handed parallel beta-helix repeat-containing protein — MTRQQMAYLACTAVVVASGVGAALPADHPSVHLVRPGESIQKAVDSARAGDTVVVAPGTYHESVTVTVKDLTLRGASARSTVIVPNTAATDACGKAGNGICVTGTDAKRLSGVTVASLTVRGFSKQGLWATGTDRLTVRGVTAEKNGQWGIAEERSVRTRFVRNTAKDNGDAGVFLSNTVATEEGARDTRGTVVAHNLLSGNRIGITVRRLRNLTVARNEATGNCTAVFVVGDENKPRVGDLSVRRNYIHANNKSCPKTARLPALQGSGIVLTGAEDTRVTHNRVEDNVGTSPLSGGIVLFKSFVGALSERNEVRDNVLLRNGPSDLANRDTAGKGNTFRSNTCKVSEPAGMC, encoded by the coding sequence ATGACCAGACAACAGATGGCCTACCTCGCCTGCACGGCGGTCGTCGTCGCGTCGGGAGTGGGCGCAGCCCTGCCCGCCGACCATCCGTCGGTGCACCTGGTACGCCCGGGTGAATCCATCCAGAAGGCCGTGGACTCGGCGCGCGCGGGCGACACCGTCGTCGTCGCCCCCGGCACCTATCACGAGAGCGTCACCGTCACGGTGAAGGACCTGACGCTGCGGGGCGCGAGCGCCCGGTCCACCGTCATCGTGCCGAACACGGCCGCCACCGACGCCTGCGGCAAGGCGGGCAACGGCATCTGTGTGACGGGGACCGACGCCAAGCGCCTCTCCGGCGTCACCGTCGCCTCACTGACCGTCAGGGGCTTCTCCAAGCAGGGCCTGTGGGCGACCGGGACCGACCGGCTGACCGTGCGCGGGGTGACCGCCGAGAAGAACGGCCAGTGGGGCATCGCCGAGGAGCGGTCCGTGCGGACCAGGTTCGTCCGCAACACCGCGAAGGACAACGGCGACGCCGGTGTGTTCCTTTCCAACACGGTCGCCACCGAGGAGGGAGCCCGCGACACCCGGGGCACGGTGGTCGCCCACAACCTGCTGAGCGGCAACCGCATCGGCATCACGGTGCGGCGGCTGCGGAACCTGACGGTCGCCCGCAACGAGGCCACCGGCAACTGCACCGCGGTGTTCGTCGTGGGCGACGAGAACAAGCCGCGCGTCGGCGACCTGTCCGTGCGCCGCAACTACATCCACGCCAACAACAAGTCCTGCCCCAAGACCGCCCGGCTGCCCGCCCTCCAGGGCTCGGGGATCGTCCTCACCGGGGCGGAGGACACCCGGGTCACGCACAACCGGGTCGAGGACAACGTGGGCACGTCCCCGCTGTCCGGCGGCATCGTGCTGTTCAAGAGCTTCGTGGGCGCGCTCAGCGAGCGCAACGAGGTCCGCGACAACGTGCTGCTGCGCAACGGCCCCTCCGACCTCGCCAACCGCGACACGGCCGGCAAGGGCAACACGTTCCGGAGCAACACGTGCAAGGTCTCCGAGCCCGCCGGAATGTGCTGA
- a CDS encoding NADP-dependent isocitrate dehydrogenase gives MTDSTIIYTHTDEAPALATYSFLPVVQAYASQAGVTVETRDISLAGRIIALFPEFLQEDQRIADALSELGELAKTPGANIIKLPNISASIPQLKAAVAELQAQGYALPDYPDDPKSDEERDIRARYDKVKGSAVNPVLREGNSDRRAPASVKNYAKSHPHRMGTWSSESKTNVATMGVDDFRSTEKSAVIAEAGTLRIELVGDDGSTTVLRESVPVLAGEVVDASVMHVAPLREFLTAQIARAKAEDVLFSVHLKATMMKVSDPIVFGHVVRAFFPKTFAAHGETLAAAGLTPNDGLGGIFKGLESHPEGAEIKASFDAELAEGPALAMVDSDKGITNLHVPSDVIVDASMPAMIRTSGHMWGPDGQEADTLAVLPDSSYSGVYQAVIEDCRDNGAYDPSTMGSVPNVGLMAQKAEEYGSHDKTFEIPVTGTVRLVDAAGDVVLEQAVSAGDIFRACQTKDAPIKDWVKLAVTRARATGSPAVFWLDATRAHDANLIAKVEQYLTEHDTEGLDIRILAPVEATKLSVERIRRGEDTISVTGNVLRDYLTDLFPILELGTSAKMLSVVPLMAGGGLFETGAGGSAPKHVQQLVKEDYLRWDSLGEFFALVPSLEQFAKTTGNARAQVLADTLDRATATFLEEDKSPTRRVGGIDNRGSHFFLSLYWAQELARQTDDADLAKAFAQLAETLSAQAETIVGELNAVQGNPADIGGYYQPDPAKAAKIMRPSATWNETLANLA, from the coding sequence GTGACTGACTCGACCATCATTTACACGCACACTGACGAGGCCCCGGCCCTGGCGACGTATTCGTTCCTGCCGGTCGTCCAGGCGTACGCCTCGCAGGCGGGTGTCACTGTGGAGACCCGTGACATCTCGCTGGCCGGGCGCATCATCGCCCTCTTCCCGGAGTTCCTCCAGGAGGACCAGCGCATCGCGGACGCCCTGTCCGAGCTCGGTGAGCTGGCCAAGACGCCCGGCGCGAACATCATCAAGCTGCCGAACATCTCGGCGTCGATCCCCCAGCTGAAGGCCGCGGTCGCCGAGCTCCAGGCTCAGGGCTACGCGCTTCCGGACTACCCGGACGACCCGAAGTCGGACGAGGAGCGCGACATCCGCGCCCGGTACGACAAGGTCAAGGGCAGCGCCGTGAACCCGGTCCTGCGCGAGGGCAACTCCGACCGCCGCGCCCCCGCGTCGGTCAAGAACTACGCCAAGAGCCACCCGCACCGCATGGGCACGTGGTCGTCCGAGTCGAAGACGAACGTCGCCACCATGGGCGTCGACGACTTCCGCTCCACGGAGAAGTCCGCGGTGATCGCCGAGGCCGGCACGCTGCGCATCGAGCTGGTCGGCGACGACGGCTCCACCACCGTGCTGCGCGAGTCCGTACCCGTCCTCGCGGGCGAGGTCGTGGACGCGTCCGTCATGCACGTCGCGCCGCTGCGCGAGTTCCTGACCGCGCAGATCGCCCGCGCGAAGGCCGAGGACGTGCTGTTCTCGGTGCACCTGAAGGCCACGATGATGAAGGTCTCCGACCCGATCGTCTTCGGTCACGTGGTGCGCGCCTTCTTCCCGAAGACGTTCGCGGCGCACGGTGAGACGCTCGCCGCCGCGGGTCTGACCCCGAACGACGGTCTCGGCGGCATCTTCAAGGGCCTGGAGTCCCACCCCGAGGGCGCGGAGATCAAGGCGTCCTTCGACGCCGAGCTCGCCGAGGGCCCGGCCCTCGCGATGGTCGACTCCGACAAGGGCATCACCAACCTGCACGTGCCGTCCGACGTCATCGTCGACGCCTCGATGCCGGCCATGATCCGCACCTCCGGCCACATGTGGGGCCCGGACGGCCAGGAGGCCGACACCCTCGCGGTCCTGCCGGACTCCTCCTACTCCGGCGTCTACCAGGCCGTGATCGAGGACTGCCGCGACAACGGCGCCTACGACCCGTCGACCATGGGCTCGGTCCCGAACGTCGGCCTCATGGCGCAGAAGGCCGAGGAGTACGGCAGCCACGACAAGACCTTCGAGATCCCGGTCACCGGCACGGTCCGCCTGGTCGACGCGGCCGGCGACGTGGTCCTGGAGCAGGCGGTCTCCGCCGGCGACATCTTCCGCGCCTGCCAGACCAAGGACGCGCCGATCAAGGACTGGGTGAAGCTCGCCGTCACCCGCGCCCGCGCCACCGGCTCCCCGGCCGTGTTCTGGCTGGACGCGACCCGCGCCCACGACGCCAACCTGATCGCCAAGGTCGAGCAGTACCTGACCGAGCACGACACCGAGGGCCTGGACATCCGCATCCTGGCCCCCGTCGAGGCCACCAAGCTGTCGGTGGAGCGCATCCGCCGCGGCGAGGACACCATCTCGGTGACCGGCAACGTGCTGCGCGACTACCTGACCGACCTGTTCCCGATCCTGGAGCTGGGCACCAGCGCCAAGATGCTGTCGGTCGTCCCGCTGATGGCGGGCGGCGGCCTGTTCGAGACGGGCGCCGGCGGTTCCGCGCCCAAGCACGTCCAGCAGCTCGTCAAGGAGGACTACCTGCGCTGGGACTCGCTCGGCGAGTTCTTCGCGCTCGTGCCGTCCCTTGAGCAGTTCGCGAAGACCACCGGCAACGCCCGCGCCCAGGTCCTCGCCGACACCCTCGACCGCGCCACGGCGACCTTCCTCGAGGAGGACAAGTCCCCGACCCGTCGCGTCGGCGGCATCGACAACCGCGGCAGCCACTTCTTCCTGTCCCTGTACTGGGCGCAGGAGCTGGCCCGTCAGACGGACGACGCGGACCTCGCCAAGGCGTTCGCCCAGCTCGCCGAGACGCTGAGCGCGCAGGCGGAGACGATCGTCGGCGAGCTGAACGCGGTCCAGGGCAACCCGGCCGACATCGGCGGCTACTACCAGCCCGACCCCGCCAAGGCCGCGAAGATCATGCGCCCGTCCGCCACGTGGAACGAGACGCTGGCGAACCTCGCCTGA
- a CDS encoding M1 family metallopeptidase encodes MRYRTRVTAPAAALLGTAAALAVAPTASALPLAPRADQGTPGAETLGDSVFPSLGNGGYRVEAYHLDFSYDATTRLVDAKAVLMIRATQDLSRFSLDALGLDVRAVRVGAVAAAFEQVGEKLRVTPARTLPEHRAVAVCVEYGVDPARKLTHTAWVPTPDGFAVCPQPDAAHTVFPCNDHPTDKADFSFRVTVPSTLRGVANGSLVGTETLDGDRTAYTYRSASPIATELVQITVGDYTVKERQGPGGLGLRDVVPTARAAALEPALALTPGLVDWLEQRLGAYPFETYGLLPCNSDDPNAFDFTGLETQTLTLYKPNFLLQEEKKIGSHMMHELVHSWFGNSVSPADWADLWLNEGHADFYGLLYRYERGWADSLGLTTMEARMKDTYARGDQWRQSSGPVAAPNAVNLFDSQRYLGGVLVLYALRELVGEDVFHRIERTFLDRHRNGSATTADYIAVATEISGTDQSGFLNDWLYGTKTPRMPNHPDWTVTPVVSSLVAPRHREPGHYPDSTATL; translated from the coding sequence ATGAGATATCGCACCCGAGTGACGGCCCCTGCGGCCGCGCTGCTCGGCACCGCAGCCGCCCTCGCCGTCGCCCCCACCGCCTCGGCGCTGCCCCTGGCCCCACGGGCCGATCAGGGCACCCCGGGCGCGGAGACCCTGGGCGACTCCGTCTTCCCGTCCCTCGGCAACGGCGGCTACCGCGTCGAGGCGTACCACCTCGACTTCTCGTACGACGCCACGACCAGGCTGGTCGACGCCAAGGCGGTCCTGATGATCAGGGCGACGCAGGACCTCTCCCGCTTCTCGCTCGACGCCCTCGGCCTGGACGTGCGCGCGGTGCGGGTCGGCGCCGTCGCGGCCGCCTTCGAGCAGGTCGGGGAGAAGCTGCGGGTCACCCCCGCGCGGACCCTGCCGGAGCACCGCGCCGTCGCGGTCTGTGTCGAGTACGGCGTGGACCCCGCCAGGAAGCTCACGCACACCGCCTGGGTTCCCACCCCCGACGGCTTCGCGGTGTGCCCCCAGCCGGACGCCGCCCACACCGTCTTCCCGTGCAACGACCACCCGACCGACAAGGCGGACTTCAGCTTCCGCGTCACCGTGCCGAGCACCCTGCGCGGTGTCGCGAACGGCTCCCTGGTCGGCACCGAGACCCTGGACGGCGACCGGACCGCGTACACGTACCGCTCGGCCTCCCCGATAGCCACCGAACTGGTGCAGATCACCGTCGGCGACTACACCGTCAAGGAGCGGCAGGGGCCGGGCGGGCTGGGGCTGCGGGACGTCGTCCCGACGGCGCGGGCCGCCGCTCTGGAGCCGGCGCTCGCGCTCACCCCCGGTCTCGTCGACTGGCTGGAACAGCGGCTCGGCGCCTATCCGTTCGAGACGTACGGGCTGCTGCCCTGCAACTCCGACGACCCGAACGCCTTCGACTTCACGGGCCTGGAGACCCAGACCCTCACGCTCTACAAGCCGAACTTCCTGCTCCAGGAGGAGAAGAAGATCGGCTCGCACATGATGCACGAGCTGGTCCACTCCTGGTTCGGCAACAGCGTCAGCCCCGCCGACTGGGCCGACCTGTGGCTGAACGAGGGGCACGCGGACTTCTACGGGCTCCTGTACCGCTACGAGCGCGGCTGGGCGGACTCGCTGGGGCTGACCACCATGGAAGCCCGGATGAAGGACACGTACGCCCGGGGCGACCAGTGGCGCCAGTCCTCGGGACCCGTCGCCGCGCCGAACGCCGTCAACCTGTTCGACAGCCAGCGCTACCTGGGCGGCGTGCTGGTCCTCTACGCGCTGCGGGAACTCGTCGGCGAGGACGTGTTCCACCGCATCGAGCGCACCTTCCTGGACCGCCACCGCAACGGCTCGGCGACCACCGCGGACTACATCGCGGTCGCGACCGAGATCTCCGGCACGGACCAATCGGGCTTCCTCAACGACTGGCTCTACGGGACGAAGACACCCCGTATGCCCAACCACCCGGACTGGACGGTCACCCCGGTGGTGTCGAGCCTGGTCGCACCGCGCCACCGCGAGCCCGGCCACTACCCGGACTCGACCGCCACGCTCTGA
- a CDS encoding mechanosensitive ion channel family protein, with product MKRSVTVDDLMIAGIAVAAGLLAAFLLRMLLRWLGKHAERTRWSGDDVMVDALRTVVPWSAVAGGVAAAAAVLPLTAPVGRTVNRSLTVLLILVATITAARLIAGLVRSVTQSRSGVAGSATIFVNITRVVVLAIGFLVVLQTLGISIAPLLTALGVGGLAVALALQDTLANLFAGVHILASKTIQPGDYIQLSSGEEGYVVDINWRNTTVRQLSNNLVIIPNAQLSGTNMTNFTRPEQRMTLTVQVGVGYDSDLDHVERVTNEVVAQVMTGIDGAVPEHEPAVRFHTFGDSRIGLTVILGVGEFSDQYRIKHEFIKRLHKRYREEGIRIPSPARTVAIQTGAAGFLETAIPHQREAAKRP from the coding sequence ATGAAGCGCTCCGTCACCGTGGACGACCTGATGATCGCCGGAATAGCCGTGGCGGCCGGGCTGCTGGCGGCGTTCCTGCTGCGGATGCTGCTGCGCTGGCTCGGCAAGCACGCCGAGCGCACCCGCTGGAGCGGGGACGACGTCATGGTGGACGCGCTGCGCACCGTCGTGCCGTGGTCCGCGGTGGCCGGAGGCGTCGCCGCGGCGGCAGCGGTGCTTCCGCTGACCGCGCCGGTCGGCCGCACCGTCAACCGGTCGCTGACCGTGCTGCTCATCCTGGTCGCGACGATCACCGCCGCGCGGCTGATCGCCGGCCTGGTCCGCTCGGTGACCCAGTCCCGCTCGGGCGTCGCCGGTTCGGCCACCATCTTCGTGAACATCACCCGGGTCGTGGTGCTGGCGATCGGCTTCCTGGTCGTCCTCCAGACCCTGGGCATCTCGATCGCGCCCCTGCTCACGGCCCTGGGCGTGGGCGGTCTGGCCGTCGCCCTCGCGCTCCAGGACACCCTCGCCAACCTCTTCGCGGGCGTGCACATCCTCGCCTCGAAGACGATCCAGCCGGGTGACTACATCCAGCTGAGCAGCGGGGAGGAGGGATACGTCGTCGACATCAACTGGCGCAACACCACGGTCCGTCAGCTCTCCAACAACCTGGTCATCATCCCCAACGCCCAGCTCTCGGGCACCAACATGACCAACTTCACCCGGCCCGAGCAGCGGATGACGCTCACCGTGCAGGTCGGCGTCGGCTACGACAGCGACCTCGACCACGTCGAGCGGGTCACGAACGAGGTGGTCGCGCAGGTGATGACCGGGATCGACGGCGCCGTGCCGGAGCACGAACCCGCCGTGCGTTTCCACACGTTCGGCGACTCGCGCATCGGTCTGACCGTGATCCTCGGTGTGGGCGAGTTCAGCGACCAGTACCGGATCAAGCACGAGTTCATCAAGCGCCTGCACAAGCGCTACCGGGAAGAGGGCATCCGGATTCCGTCGCCCGCCCGGACGGTCGCGATCCAGACCGGCGCGGCGGGCTTCCTGGAGACGGCCATTCCGCATCAGCGCGAGGCCGCCAAGCGTCCCTGA
- a CDS encoding crotonase/enoyl-CoA hydratase family protein produces the protein MPVRSERQGHVTTVVLSRPAARNAVDGPTAAELADAFRVFEADESARVAVLWGEGGTFCAGADLKAIGTERGNAVAEEGDGPMGPTRLRLTKPVIAAVAGHAVAGGLELALWCDLRVAEEDAVFGVFCRRWGVPLIDGGTVRLPRLIGTSRAMDLILTGRPVQAREAYEMGLANRLVPAGRARAEAERLAAEIAAFPQSCLRSDRASVLDQEGLVEKEAMRTELLHGMGVLKEGMEGAARFASGAGRHGSFGGQ, from the coding sequence ATGCCGGTCCGTAGCGAACGTCAGGGTCACGTCACCACGGTCGTCCTCTCACGGCCCGCGGCCCGCAACGCGGTGGACGGACCGACCGCGGCCGAACTCGCCGACGCCTTCCGCGTGTTCGAGGCCGACGAGTCCGCGCGGGTCGCCGTGCTCTGGGGCGAGGGCGGCACCTTCTGCGCGGGCGCCGACCTGAAGGCCATCGGCACCGAGCGGGGCAACGCGGTGGCCGAGGAGGGTGACGGGCCGATGGGGCCCACCCGGCTGCGCCTGACCAAGCCGGTGATCGCGGCCGTCGCCGGGCACGCCGTGGCCGGCGGCCTCGAACTGGCGCTGTGGTGCGATCTGCGGGTCGCCGAGGAGGACGCCGTCTTCGGGGTGTTCTGCCGCCGCTGGGGCGTGCCGCTGATCGACGGGGGCACGGTCCGGCTGCCCCGGCTCATCGGCACGAGCCGTGCGATGGACCTGATCCTCACCGGCCGTCCGGTCCAGGCCCGGGAGGCGTACGAGATGGGGCTCGCCAACCGTCTCGTCCCGGCCGGCCGGGCCCGCGCCGAGGCCGAGCGGCTGGCCGCCGAGATCGCCGCCTTCCCCCAGTCCTGTCTGCGCAGCGACCGTGCCTCGGTCCTCGACCAGGAGGGCCTGGTCGAGAAGGAGGCCATGCGGACCGAACTCCTGCACGGCATGGGCGTGTTGAAGGAGGGCATGGAGGGCGCGGCCCGGTTCGCGTCCGGCGCGGGACGGCACGGTTCCTTCGGCGGGCAGTGA